The following is a genomic window from Equus asinus isolate D_3611 breed Donkey chromosome 3, EquAss-T2T_v2, whole genome shotgun sequence.
ATCACAGCTAAACTCTCAGAAATGCTCTGAGCTGGAGCTGCCCCTGGAGGAAGTGGGCTGCATTATTTCCATCCTCCCAGGAAGAACCTTGGAAAAATATTGTGCCCGTCTGGTTTTGGCAACCTCACTAGCCCAAGGCTGTGCTGTGAAGAGAAAAACACTAGTCTTTCTCTTAGTTGAAATAGAGTTGTTTACACCTGTTTTCTTAATCTTAGAGATTAAGGCATCTTTTCTCATGGGGGCTACGACTACTAGCCGTTCTTAAAAAAGGCTTTaatttttgcaaaagcatcatTGTTCTAGATACACACCCTGTGTTTCGTCCATTTTTATCTATTATGTTGGCTCCAGTTTAGTGTCGGAAAAAGGTTAGAAAGGATTGTATGCATATGTGCTCGCAcagtttttaaagtaaacttcTTTCGTCCTTAGAGAAATATAACACTtagtaaatacatttttttcaaatagtgttaatagcttttgtttgtctcctgtttctcttcctgcctctggcTCACTTTTGTTCTCATTTGTCTGAGGGTCGACAGATAAAGAGGGCATGGGGTCTTCCAGCAGCAATCCTTTGAGATTGAGGTGCCCTCAGTGAGTCCTCACCCAAAAAGGATCATAAACTTACTGGGTTAAGTCAACCTGATCATTCCTATGCTGCCTTGGGCTTTGTGTTTGCTCatgtgttgtgttgtgttttaGCTGCACCATATGTGAGTCCTTGTGCCATTTTCTCTTgtctattatttttcttgatgaCCCTGAGCTATGGCTTCCCCCTCAGTCCCAACACTATTCAGTCTTCCTGATTTTCCTCATCTTGCCCATGTAGGCCTCAAAGAAGAAGTGGCAGAAGAGCACAAGGTAGCTGAGGTACATGAGTGAGGACCAGAAGATGTTCTGAAAGTGAGAGTAACACTGGTCATGCTGCATCCAGTAGTAGACCAGGTAGTTAACGACACAGCCTACCAGCATCTGCGTGATCTGGGACAAGGTGATGAACATGGCAAACTTCCGAGAGACTCGGAAACCAGCCGCTCGCAGGGCATAGTAAGAGTACATCAAGGCGTGCACGCTGAAGTTCATGGTCATGAACCAACCACCCCCGGCAACCATGTCCTTGTAGGAGTACCAGGAGTACAGGAGCACAGTGATGTGGTGGTACCAGTGCAGGAAGATCAGCTTCTGCTTCCTCAGAATAATGAATATTGTATCTCCTGAAAGACCAAAAGGGAAAGAACGTACATGAGCCCCTTGACCATGACATAACGATAACTGAAGTTTTTGCAAGAAGGTCGAGATCTTGAACCAGGACTTGAGAGTGAGAGGGACTCGGTTAGAATCCTGGACTGATATTTACTAGCTCTGTGCCCTTGGACAGCTTACTTACCCTCACCATtttccagtttcctcctctggaaagtgAGGATAATAACTGTAGCTTGGAAGTGTCTGAGAGTTAAGTTAAATAGGATAATCAACATGCCCTCTTGGCACatggcaagtgctcaataaatattactttcaGAAAGATGTTTTACACAAAACCTTATTTTTGATCTGGAAGGGACGTCAGCAATCATGTTGCCCAATTTCTAACTCGACCATATTAGGAAGTATTACCTGGAAGAGTCAAGGGACTTCTAGATCACTGATCAATTGAGGGAAACACATTGGAATTCAAGTGCCCAGCAATGTTCTTAAACCTCtctatatgaggaaaaccatTTTTCTTTGATACATGACAAAAGGTATCCCTCAAAAACATATCTTTGTAAGCTCCCTATAAAGTGAAGCCCTGATAAATGGCAGttagaaaactaaaatttaaagaaaaggcaaaaacagaaaaagagaacaaaagtcATCTTCCACTATATTTGCTGAAGATGGCAACTAGAATATTTTATACCAATGAATCAAGTGATAAAACTGAGAATGACACCCATTTTGGTGGAATTAACTTTGAAAAAGCTTTCCAAGATCTATAAAAAATTTTACTAACAATATCCCTCTGAAGAAAGAGACCACTGTCCCTGAGGTAGGAAATTTACATTATAGAAGCTAGAATTATGCTCAGGTAGGTAGATGCTATATATCTGAAATGATTCTTTAAAAGTGTAGGGATTCTGAAAAATATACTGTAGAATACTTATGTAAAAATGGATGAAGAGCGAACACAGTAACAAATACACCCAATTCCCTTAACAagtagaaaaaaagggaagagacaCTGGCATGTGGGACAGAAATGGTTTATGCAGGTCAACGTTTCATGTCTTTTCTATCTCTGTGGTTCTCAGATAGAGGAAAACCCCAAATCCTTCACAATCTTTGGTGAACTCAAACTTGACTTCTTTTTATATACCAGGGAGAAGTAGAAGGTCCctcttctgaaatttatttaagcACAAAGGGAATTGGTACTTATCTTGACTTATCTGTCATACTTCATGGACACCCTAAAACATGTGGCATTAGGGAAGGTCAAAGAATGGTGGGCTTTGGAAAGATGTTAAGTTTCTGATGGCTGTGGTTACGATACAGGTGGTGCCCTATTCCGTTCAGCAGGAGCTGTTAATTTATTTCCCTACTGATTTATTAAACAGTATTACTTCCTATTTGTTTAGAACAGAAACGGAAAGCTGCCAATTGCTGCATTTCTGAACATATTATAAAAGTTTCTTAGAAGTCCTCTTTTCTCtggtgggacacctgccatattATGCCTATAAATGTCAGACAGACTGATAATGATCGATGGTGACAGTAGCTCTCTCTTGAATACTTAGGGGACAAAATTATGTCAGGAGACCTGGGGTTTACTTCTCAGTGTTAAACTACGCTATTTCTGTGTGCCTGTCACAGATCCACTATTCTGTGTACTCACTACTCTGTGCCTCCTTCCCTCTGTGGACTATAATGCAGGCACAGTAACTCCAGCTTACTTTTGTTCACAGTGGAAAGAAAGTAGAAGTCCAAGGAATTATATGTAAAGACAAATTTGGTTATTGATAACTGAGAAGATGTTTTTTATGATTATCCAAGcataaactaaaatatatatcCCACACAATATCCAAACACATTGTAATAAAAGTCATttgccggggctggccccgtggccgagtggttaggttcgcgcgctccgctgcaggcggctcagtgtttcgtcagttcgaatcctgggcgcggacatggcactgctcatcaaaccacgctgaggcagcgtcccacatgccacaactaagaatatacaactatgtacctgggggctttggggtgaaaaaggaaaaaaataaaatcttaaaaaaaaaaaaaaagtcatttgccATAA
Proteins encoded in this region:
- the ELOVL6 gene encoding very long chain fatty acid elongase 6, whose protein sequence is MNMSVLTLQEYEFEKQFNENEAIQWMQENWKKSFLFSALYAAFIFGGRHLMNKRAKFELRTPLVLWSLTLAVFSIFGALRTGAYMVYILMTKGLKQSVCDQSFYNGPISKFWAYAFVLSKAPELGDTIFIILRKQKLIFLHWYHHITVLLYSWYSYKDMVAGGGWFMTMNFSVHALMYSYYALRAAGFRVSRKFAMFITLSQITQMLVGCVVNYLVYYWMQHDQCYSHFQNIFWSSLMYLSYLVLFCHFFFEAYMGKMRKIRKTE